In one window of Bifidobacterium sp. WK041_4_12 DNA:
- a CDS encoding type IIL restriction-modification enzyme MmeI, translating to MNIREQKAHDFANRWKNHGDEKQETQKFWMDLLQNMLGRPHALEETEFEHPTALVGYIDVLSLNARFLAEQRQGTAVMPVEQALRYANYLPADEKPRAIGDVIRRVGFCPTLPSLMPDPCS from the coding sequence ATGAACATTCGAGAGCAGAAGGCGCACGATTTCGCCAATCGCTGGAAAAATCACGGGGATGAGAAGCAGGAGACGCAGAAGTTCTGGATGGATCTGTTGCAGAACATGCTGGGTCGCCCCCATGCTCTCGAGGAGACGGAATTCGAGCATCCAACAGCGCTCGTCGGCTACATTGACGTGCTCAGCCTCAACGCGCGATTCCTGGCCGAACAGCGCCAGGGCACGGCAGTGATGCCGGTCGAGCAGGCACTGCGGTATGCGAACTACCTTCCCGCAGACGAGAAGCCCAGGGCGATAGGGGATGTTATACGTCGTGTCGGTTTTTGTCCCACTCTGCCTTCTCTGATGCCGGACCCTTGTTCGTAA
- a CDS encoding HigA family addiction module antitoxin, with amino-acid sequence MMPTSTTTTERPPILSTPGEILKEEFLDPLGITVYRLAKAMGVGETGVSEIINGRRRISTAMAYRLAYALGTTAMFWMNLQTDYDAKSFDPSELQNTVKPLINAPASQ; translated from the coding sequence ATGATGCCTACTTCGACGACTACCACTGAGCGCCCACCCATCCTCAGTACACCAGGGGAAATTCTCAAGGAGGAATTCCTCGACCCACTGGGCATTACCGTCTACAGACTCGCCAAGGCGATGGGCGTCGGTGAGACAGGCGTCAGTGAGATCATCAACGGAAGACGACGGATCAGCACCGCAATGGCATACCGACTCGCCTACGCTCTGGGCACCACCGCCATGTTCTGGATGAACCTGCAAACCGACTACGATGCCAAAAGCTTCGACCCCTCGGAACTACAGAACACCGTCAAGCCCCTCATCAACGCGCCAGCATCCCAATGA
- the tgt gene encoding tRNA guanosine(34) transglycosylase Tgt, which produces MLEDKVERMMQMRKPKGAVVGKPGDRSAFSFETHKRLESRSDGFGRDGARYGRTGIIHTPHGDIQTPTFIPVATQGAMKAVLPEQMKELGAQCLLSNAFHLFERPGDEVLNEAGGLSTFMNWDGPTYTDSGGFQVLSLGAGFKKTLAMDVEGMKSDDIIAKGKERLAFVDDDGVTFKSPLNGEKKRFSAEISMRIQHNIGADMMFAFDELTTLMNTRRYQEQSVERTFRWAKRCVAEHQRLTETRLGKPYQALFGVVQGANYEDLRRLAASQIASLDFDGVGIGGAIEKRLLGQTCAWICDAMPESRPRHVLGIASVDDIFSAVENGGDTFDCVAPARCARNGAVFTHQGRWNIKRAQFKHDFDPIEDGCDCYACRNYSRAYIDHLLRAREMNGYTLATIHNEHFFVTLLADIRKAIEGDYFDEFRKETVTHFYEHGSRG; this is translated from the coding sequence ATGCTTGAGGATAAGGTTGAGCGCATGATGCAGATGAGGAAGCCAAAGGGAGCGGTAGTGGGAAAGCCGGGAGATCGTTCCGCTTTCAGCTTTGAAACACACAAACGGCTTGAAAGCCGAAGCGATGGGTTTGGCAGGGACGGTGCGCGCTATGGTCGCACGGGGATAATTCACACGCCACATGGGGACATTCAGACGCCGACCTTCATCCCGGTCGCAACGCAGGGAGCCATGAAAGCCGTTCTGCCGGAACAGATGAAAGAACTCGGAGCCCAATGTTTGCTTTCCAATGCCTTCCATCTCTTCGAGCGGCCAGGCGATGAGGTGCTGAACGAAGCCGGCGGTTTGAGCACGTTCATGAACTGGGATGGCCCGACCTACACCGATTCGGGCGGTTTTCAGGTGCTTTCGCTGGGAGCCGGATTCAAGAAGACCCTCGCCATGGATGTGGAGGGCATGAAATCCGATGACATCATCGCAAAAGGCAAGGAACGATTGGCTTTCGTCGATGACGATGGCGTTACTTTCAAGTCGCCGCTGAACGGCGAAAAGAAGCGCTTTTCCGCCGAGATATCAATGAGAATACAGCACAACATTGGTGCCGATATGATGTTTGCATTCGACGAGCTGACCACACTGATGAATACGCGCAGATATCAGGAACAATCAGTGGAGAGAACCTTCCGTTGGGCAAAGCGCTGCGTCGCTGAGCATCAACGACTCACCGAGACACGCCTCGGCAAACCATATCAGGCATTGTTCGGCGTCGTTCAAGGTGCGAATTACGAGGATCTGCGCCGTCTTGCAGCTTCGCAGATCGCTTCGCTGGACTTTGACGGAGTCGGCATCGGTGGCGCTATCGAAAAGCGTCTGCTCGGCCAGACCTGTGCTTGGATATGTGACGCCATGCCAGAGAGCAGACCACGGCATGTTCTTGGCATCGCGTCAGTGGATGACATATTCAGCGCAGTAGAGAACGGTGGCGACACCTTCGACTGCGTCGCACCCGCACGCTGTGCACGAAATGGCGCGGTATTCACGCATCAAGGTCGATGGAACATCAAACGTGCGCAGTTCAAGCATGATTTCGATCCAATCGAAGATGGCTGCGACTGCTATGCCTGCCGCAACTACAGCAGGGCTTACATCGATCACCTGCTGCGAGCCCGCGAGATGAACGGCTATACCTTGGCGACCATTCATAACGAGCACTTCTTCGTGACACTGCTTGCCGATATTCGCAAGGCAATAGAGGGCGACTACTTTGATGAATTCAGAAAGGAAACCGTTACTCACTTCTATGAACATGGTTCACGCGGCTGA
- a CDS encoding alpha/beta hydrolase, producing the protein MNATGISVKIVHYRSISMRVFIPKDNESHTEPRRNLNASTHDGTRPRQHHGTEPHPGLLWIHGGGLVVGSARQDDGLCARTAASLGTVVVSVDYRLAPEHPYPAAINDVYLAWQWMIAHGSQLHIDVNRLAIGGESAGGGLAACLTQRVHDQEGIQPIAQWLFAPMLDDRTATDRSLDAINHFVWNNQANRYAWNAYLPVAAGSQAVPKYASASRRDDVSGLPPTWLYATDIELFHDEVCLYAQRLHDAGVDVTLEHVPAAAHAFELFENTEPARQLLTRSRRWLNAQFELSLSDGDNNCSTTTSRSNAQQ; encoded by the coding sequence GTGAATGCCACAGGGATTAGCGTAAAAATCGTGCATTACCGCAGCATATCGATGCGCGTCTTCATCCCAAAAGACAATGAATCACATACAGAGCCACGACGAAACCTCAACGCAAGCACGCATGATGGAACCCGTCCCAGACAGCACCACGGAACGGAACCGCATCCGGGACTTCTGTGGATTCATGGCGGGGGCCTAGTGGTCGGTTCCGCAAGGCAGGATGATGGTTTGTGCGCCAGAACCGCCGCTTCATTGGGAACCGTTGTCGTGTCCGTGGATTACCGACTCGCCCCAGAGCATCCGTATCCAGCGGCTATCAACGATGTTTATCTTGCATGGCAATGGATGATCGCCCATGGCAGTCAGCTCCACATTGACGTCAATCGTCTTGCGATAGGCGGAGAAAGCGCGGGCGGTGGCCTTGCCGCCTGCCTGACCCAACGGGTGCACGACCAAGAAGGCATCCAGCCGATTGCCCAATGGCTGTTCGCGCCCATGCTTGACGACCGCACCGCCACAGATCGCAGTCTCGACGCAATCAACCACTTCGTGTGGAACAATCAAGCGAACCGCTATGCGTGGAACGCGTACCTTCCTGTCGCCGCAGGGTCGCAGGCAGTCCCGAAATATGCTTCAGCAAGCCGCCGTGATGATGTGAGCGGACTGCCCCCAACCTGGCTGTATGCAACCGACATCGAACTGTTCCATGACGAGGTCTGTCTCTATGCACAACGCCTCCACGACGCAGGCGTCGACGTCACCCTGGAACACGTGCCGGCCGCCGCACACGCATTTGAACTCTTCGAAAACACCGAACCCGCTCGCCAGTTGCTTACACGGTCACGAAGATGGCTGAACGCACAATTCGAGCTGTCCCTATCAGACGGCGACAACAACTGCTCAACGACCACATCCCGATCGAATGCCCAGCAATGA
- a CDS encoding ribbon-helix-helix protein, CopG family has protein sequence MRREEVNKMFGVTDRQLDTMAEEYENGTWKGHVGTIRPGRPRVFDEELETISFRIPKSRVQEIDRSARERGESRSQFLRRTIDQALPA, from the coding sequence ATGAGACGCGAGGAAGTCAACAAGATGTTCGGCGTGACCGACCGCCAGCTCGACACTATGGCCGAGGAGTACGAGAACGGCACATGGAAGGGCCATGTGGGCACCATCAGGCCGGGACGGCCCAGGGTGTTCGACGAGGAACTGGAGACCATATCGTTCCGCATTCCCAAGTCGCGCGTGCAGGAGATCGACAGGAGCGCCAGGGAGCGTGGCGAGTCGCGATCCCAGTTCCTGCGCCGCACCATCGACCAGGCACTGCCGGCCTGA
- a CDS encoding GNAT family N-acetyltransferase, whose translation MKIIEYDQRFNKQIRDYKLRDATFTGLPENAVTISRTNSDYHPCLALTGEDVVPTFFVLDYGKDKFRYTDNPQSMLLRSFSTDDRYMRKGYALKALNLLPAYVRNGFPNVVEIVLGVNRKNAPAQKLYEKAGFKKQTNTYIGKRGEQFIYKEIIK comes from the coding sequence TTGAAAATTATCGAATACGACCAAAGATTCAACAAGCAGATCAGAGACTACAAGTTACGAGATGCGACTTTTACCGGACTGCCCGAAAACGCAGTCACGATATCAAGAACTAATTCGGATTACCATCCATGCCTTGCCTTGACAGGCGAAGACGTCGTTCCCACATTCTTTGTCCTGGACTACGGGAAAGACAAGTTCCGGTACACAGATAACCCCCAGAGCATGCTCCTTAGAAGCTTTTCCACAGACGATAGATACATGAGAAAGGGATATGCATTGAAGGCGCTGAATCTACTGCCTGCATACGTAAGGAACGGGTTCCCGAACGTGGTCGAAATAGTCCTCGGCGTCAACAGGAAGAACGCTCCTGCGCAAAAACTATACGAAAAAGCAGGATTCAAGAAACAAACGAACACATACATCGGAAAACGCGGAGAGCAATTCATCTATAAAGAAATCATCAAGTAG
- a CDS encoding helix-turn-helix domain-containing protein — MNTTNIRALRRQRGWTQERLAAQSGVTVRTIQRLESGEDASLETLRLVAMALDVNIQDLFQNIESADKEEEIMDLDAERIRQMRKRSAQGGLYRKIMIFGFIFAMIALGAALSPVFDGNEPLFHVLALAWCVLWILGFSAIKAIRNLWMEPELDRKYPLTVGMDLDRHHNMKRY; from the coding sequence ATGAACACAACGAACATCAGAGCACTGCGCCGCCAACGCGGCTGGACACAGGAACGACTCGCAGCACAGAGCGGAGTGACCGTGCGTACCATCCAACGCCTCGAATCAGGGGAGGATGCGAGCCTGGAGACACTGCGACTCGTGGCCATGGCGCTGGACGTAAATATCCAGGACCTATTCCAGAACATCGAATCCGCCGACAAGGAAGAAGAAATCATGGACCTTGACGCCGAACGCATCAGGCAAATGAGGAAACGCAGCGCGCAGGGAGGACTCTACCGGAAGATCATGATCTTCGGATTCATCTTCGCCATGATCGCCCTGGGCGCGGCGCTGTCGCCTGTTTTCGACGGCAACGAGCCGTTATTCCATGTGCTCGCCCTAGCCTGGTGCGTGCTTTGGATTCTAGGATTCTCCGCCATCAAAGCCATACGCAACCTATGGATGGAACCAGAGCTCGATCGTAAATACCCATTGACGGTCGGCATGGACCTCGACAGGCACCACAACATGAAACGGTATTAG
- a CDS encoding nitrilase-related carbon-nitrogen hydrolase: protein MKVIIAEELPSLCPRADRPAPRIITVGLVQTRWHADASEHKTALSTGIAEAAHAGAAIVFLQELTMMRYLADERPNPSKRSDVAEDLTSGPSIEFFRQQARESGVFVCASIFEKTSDDNDRGYNTAVMVTPSGELVQRTRKMHIPVTSGYYEDEYFAHGPASAEAYPVVSPDAPGKPRLGLPTCWDEWFPEVARIYGLQGAELLAYPTAIGSEPDYPQFDTQPLWQQVITANGIANGLFMIVPNRYGCEGKITFYGSSFISDPFGRVLAQAPRDDDAVLVARLDLEQRQDWLTLFPFYATRRPDSYQALLTTGSTANRSTE from the coding sequence GTGAAAGTGATTATTGCAGAAGAACTCCCATCCCTATGCCCAAGGGCAGACCGACCAGCACCGCGGATAATCACCGTAGGACTTGTGCAGACCCGGTGGCATGCAGATGCCAGTGAGCATAAAACCGCACTGAGCACGGGGATTGCCGAAGCGGCCCACGCTGGAGCTGCAATCGTCTTCCTCCAAGAACTCACCATGATGCGCTATCTTGCAGATGAACGTCCTAACCCATCGAAGCGCTCGGATGTCGCGGAAGATCTCACCTCTGGACCGAGCATTGAATTCTTCAGGCAACAGGCTCGGGAATCCGGCGTATTCGTCTGCGCTTCCATCTTTGAGAAAACCAGTGATGATAATGATCGTGGCTATAACACGGCGGTTATGGTGACCCCTTCTGGGGAGCTTGTGCAGCGGACGCGAAAAATGCATATTCCCGTCACCTCAGGTTATTACGAAGATGAATATTTTGCGCATGGCCCAGCTTCCGCTGAAGCCTATCCGGTGGTTTCACCTGATGCTCCGGGTAAGCCACGACTGGGATTACCAACATGTTGGGACGAGTGGTTTCCTGAGGTTGCCAGAATATACGGTCTTCAAGGTGCCGAATTACTCGCCTATCCAACGGCCATCGGTTCGGAGCCAGACTATCCACAGTTCGATACGCAACCCCTCTGGCAGCAGGTGATTACAGCAAACGGCATTGCCAACGGATTGTTCATGATTGTTCCCAACCGTTACGGTTGTGAGGGAAAGATCACCTTCTATGGATCATCATTCATATCTGACCCCTTTGGGCGCGTGCTGGCTCAGGCTCCTCGCGATGATGACGCGGTTCTTGTTGCCCGTCTTGATTTGGAGCAACGCCAGGATTGGCTCACGCTGTTTCCCTTCTATGCGACGAGACGTCCTGACTCATACCAAGCGCTGCTGACTACCGGCTCCACTGCAAATCGAAGCACGGAGTAA
- a CDS encoding S1C family serine protease, producing the protein MAEDEHKIHPWEGDGDDQSWQPSHIDSHDTMNNDAINNDDSTDNVSNDTMNESHNTDPVGNGTAADGNGDNHDHSSSPDVQTESFTEPLTKAVGIDHDASAQETQQIDTASSNDYPTTRIPSGDNHWLDADSYGSSTAGDDNPFVSHAHSEGVQNDDAQNGNVRNDDAQNDDARNDNDELGQTRNLSSVADEEPNGSDRPTEALPATSDQPTATQPDYARQQGYRPAPEYGAFAPGYNQQHESGQQGQPGQPAYGASYQGQFNPYPYGGPETTQDSQQSNQPNQSNQQQPQHSPYGSPLGSDYAQGQQQSQTPGPQYPQGPQGPQGPQGPQYPFGPQFNPQNGPTGPNRRSAKAGSRNKPLSTIMVAIIAALVSAALMLGLGWAAISNGFVTLPTSASISSLDSSTSGSGSATAKSGEAPDWQAVEKQVSSSVVSIETTVSNGVDMGSGAIIDTDGDIVTNNHVITGATKIQVTLSNGQIYSAKTVGTDSTTDLAVIKLENPPSDLKAVTFADSDSVAVGENIMAIGNPLGYDNTATTGIVSALNRPVSVLDDTSTTIVTNAIQIDAAINPGNSGGPTFNAAGQVVGINSSIASTATSSSTAGSIGIGFAIPSNLVKRISQEIIKDGSVKHVALGISIQSATVESDGVTRGGAKVVSVTSGSPADKAGLKTGDVIVGYDGNAVNSNYSVLGFVRATAYGAKATITVVRNGSTQNVTVTLDQEESAVTGKSKSDSKSGSGNGSSDGNSDNDNGDSNGGLTDPFGLLQGN; encoded by the coding sequence ATGGCTGAAGATGAACACAAGATTCACCCCTGGGAGGGTGATGGCGACGATCAGTCGTGGCAGCCAAGCCACATTGATTCGCATGACACTATGAACAATGACGCTATCAACAATGACGACAGCACTGACAATGTAAGCAATGACACCATGAACGAATCACACAACACTGATCCAGTGGGCAACGGCACCGCAGCCGACGGCAATGGAGACAATCACGATCACAGCTCTTCTCCCGATGTGCAGACGGAGTCCTTCACTGAGCCGCTGACGAAAGCCGTTGGCATCGACCATGATGCGAGTGCGCAGGAGACGCAGCAGATCGATACTGCATCGTCCAACGATTACCCAACCACCCGCATTCCCAGTGGAGACAACCATTGGTTGGATGCTGATTCATATGGATCTTCCACTGCTGGCGATGACAATCCATTCGTGAGCCATGCCCACAGTGAGGGCGTTCAGAACGACGATGCGCAGAACGGCAATGTTCGCAACGACGATGCGCAGAACGACGATGCCCGTAACGATAACGACGAATTGGGTCAAACACGGAATCTGAGTTCGGTTGCGGATGAAGAGCCGAATGGCTCAGACCGCCCAACTGAGGCACTTCCTGCGACTTCCGACCAGCCGACGGCGACGCAGCCTGACTATGCGCGTCAGCAGGGGTATCGTCCTGCCCCGGAATATGGAGCTTTCGCTCCTGGATACAATCAGCAGCATGAGTCTGGTCAGCAAGGCCAGCCGGGCCAACCAGCATATGGTGCGTCATACCAGGGTCAATTCAACCCGTATCCATACGGAGGTCCTGAGACGACGCAAGATTCGCAACAGTCCAATCAGCCGAACCAGTCCAATCAGCAGCAACCACAACATTCCCCATATGGCTCACCGCTGGGTTCTGATTATGCGCAAGGACAGCAGCAGTCGCAGACACCCGGCCCACAGTATCCTCAGGGCCCGCAAGGTCCTCAAGGGCCTCAGGGGCCGCAGTATCCGTTCGGGCCGCAGTTCAATCCGCAGAATGGCCCGACAGGTCCCAATCGCCGCAGTGCCAAGGCGGGAAGTCGTAACAAGCCGCTCAGTACCATCATGGTGGCGATCATCGCTGCACTGGTGAGCGCGGCATTGATGCTCGGTTTGGGATGGGCGGCGATCAGCAACGGTTTCGTGACCTTGCCAACGTCTGCCTCAATTTCCAGCCTTGATTCATCGACCTCGGGATCAGGCAGCGCAACTGCCAAAAGCGGCGAAGCCCCCGACTGGCAAGCAGTGGAAAAGCAGGTTTCCTCGTCGGTCGTATCCATTGAGACCACCGTTTCGAACGGCGTTGACATGGGTTCCGGAGCAATCATCGACACCGATGGCGATATCGTGACCAACAATCACGTCATCACCGGTGCGACAAAGATTCAGGTCACGCTCTCCAACGGTCAGATATATTCCGCTAAAACCGTAGGAACGGATTCCACGACGGATTTGGCGGTCATCAAGCTTGAGAATCCGCCGAGCGACCTGAAAGCTGTCACTTTCGCGGATTCTGACTCGGTCGCGGTAGGTGAAAACATCATGGCAATCGGCAACCCTCTGGGTTACGACAACACGGCAACCACAGGCATCGTTTCCGCCTTGAACAGGCCAGTCTCCGTTCTGGACGACACGAGCACCACGATTGTAACGAACGCCATCCAGATCGATGCAGCCATCAACCCAGGCAACTCGGGTGGCCCAACATTCAATGCAGCCGGTCAGGTCGTTGGCATCAATTCGTCGATTGCCTCAACCGCTACATCCAGTTCAACGGCAGGATCGATTGGCATCGGTTTCGCAATTCCTTCCAATCTTGTCAAGCGCATCTCGCAAGAGATCATCAAGGATGGCTCGGTGAAGCATGTTGCCTTGGGCATCAGCATCCAAAGCGCAACGGTTGAATCCGATGGGGTCACCCGCGGAGGTGCCAAGGTCGTTTCGGTTACATCCGGCAGCCCTGCGGACAAGGCTGGTCTGAAGACCGGTGACGTGATCGTTGGATACGATGGCAACGCAGTAAACAGCAACTACTCGGTTCTGGGCTTCGTGCGAGCCACTGCCTACGGTGCGAAGGCAACGATAACCGTGGTGCGCAATGGCAGCACGCAGAATGTGACCGTCACGCTGGACCAAGAGGAGTCGGCAGTCACCGGCAAGTCAAAGTCCGATTCGAAGTCAGGTTCGGGTAACGGCTCCAGCGATGGTAATTCTGATAACGACAATGGTGATAGCAACGGTGGATTGACCGACCCATTCGGCTTGCTCCAAGGTAACTGA
- the htpX gene encoding zinc metalloprotease HtpX: MNGKFKVHGHFNGLKTALLFALMWAIIMLIWWFTGGSEGTLGIYIVIGLVTTFASYWFSDKIAVASMRARQVSEQEAPELYQIVRELSARAGKPMPRIYIAPTMSPNAFATGRNERHAAVCCTQGILQMLNVREIRGVLGHELMHVYNRDILTSAIASALATIITYLGYSMMYLGGGNRDRDSRDSGGFGLIGVLLSTILAPIGATLIQLSISRTREFDADEDGSRLTGDPAALASALNKIENGVQQHPMPKTAGTQNVSSMMIANPFSSKGLSRLFSTHPPTSERIARLMQMSSEMTGSQSPESIAPHYSQRADQSTF, translated from the coding sequence ATGAACGGCAAGTTTAAGGTGCATGGGCATTTCAACGGATTGAAAACAGCCCTGCTGTTCGCCCTGATGTGGGCGATAATCATGCTTATCTGGTGGTTCACCGGTGGTTCCGAAGGAACTTTGGGAATCTATATCGTCATCGGTCTGGTAACGACCTTCGCTTCATACTGGTTCTCGGACAAGATTGCGGTCGCGTCCATGCGCGCTCGCCAAGTCAGTGAACAGGAAGCACCTGAGCTGTATCAGATTGTTCGTGAACTTTCGGCAAGGGCGGGCAAACCCATGCCACGCATATACATCGCTCCAACCATGTCTCCCAATGCTTTCGCCACGGGTCGCAATGAACGTCACGCAGCGGTGTGCTGTACTCAGGGAATTCTGCAGATGCTCAATGTTCGCGAAATTCGGGGTGTGCTCGGCCATGAGCTCATGCACGTCTACAATCGCGATATCCTGACTTCAGCGATTGCGTCTGCCTTGGCAACGATCATCACCTATCTTGGCTATTCGATGATGTATCTGGGAGGGGGAAACCGAGACCGCGATTCGCGTGATTCCGGCGGCTTTGGACTGATCGGCGTATTGCTCAGCACGATTCTTGCCCCCATCGGAGCCACGCTCATTCAGCTCTCCATTTCGCGAACCCGCGAATTTGATGCCGACGAAGATGGAAGCCGTTTGACTGGTGATCCCGCAGCCTTGGCATCGGCGCTGAACAAGATTGAAAATGGCGTGCAGCAGCATCCGATGCCCAAGACGGCCGGAACGCAAAATGTTTCTTCCATGATGATTGCCAATCCCTTTTCGTCCAAAGGGCTGAGCCGACTCTTTTCAACGCATCCGCCAACGAGCGAGCGTATTGCGCGTTTGATGCAGATGAGCAGTGAAATGACCGGCTCCCAGTCGCCGGAGAGCATCGCACCGCATTACTCCCAACGCGCTGATCAGAGTACCTTCTAG
- a CDS encoding agmatine/peptidylarginine deiminase, whose translation MTRQRLMPSETAPHERTWMAFPCDGYVLSGSAERRNEGLRMWSTVANAISKYESLSMIVDPSMMRVARDCLESSIDLHSHALNDCWMRDIGPSFVAVSDDAGAVTLDAVDWTFNGWGAQHWARWNHDAQIGRHVAQLADSTVTSSPIVLEGGGFHVDGRGTAIMTQTVALDPERNPEATREDIERAFHELLGVTTIIWLPEGLTGDYGEFGTRGHVDILACMPDAETVLVHEQRNPHHPDYRVSQQTMKILSHARNSQGKQLNVIALPAPSNGFNPDGSPNDYSYINHYVANGAVFACVFDDPNDAQAVEILASAYPGRTIVPIQARPLFERGGGIHCITQQQPAV comes from the coding sequence ATGACACGACAACGTCTCATGCCTTCAGAGACCGCCCCGCATGAACGGACATGGATGGCTTTCCCCTGTGATGGCTACGTGCTTTCAGGAAGTGCGGAACGTCGCAATGAGGGACTGCGTATGTGGTCCACGGTCGCCAACGCTATCAGTAAGTATGAAAGTCTTTCCATGATTGTTGACCCGTCAATGATGCGCGTGGCACGGGATTGCCTTGAAAGCTCCATCGACTTGCACTCCCATGCTCTCAATGACTGCTGGATGCGTGACATCGGGCCGAGTTTCGTAGCGGTTAGCGACGATGCGGGCGCTGTGACGCTTGATGCCGTTGACTGGACATTCAACGGCTGGGGCGCACAGCATTGGGCTCGGTGGAATCATGACGCACAGATTGGCCGACATGTGGCGCAACTCGCGGACAGTACGGTCACCAGCAGCCCAATCGTTCTCGAAGGTGGAGGCTTTCACGTTGACGGGAGAGGCACGGCCATCATGACACAAACCGTTGCCCTCGACCCGGAGAGGAACCCTGAAGCGACCCGAGAGGATATTGAGAGGGCCTTCCATGAATTGCTGGGTGTCACGACGATAATCTGGCTGCCGGAAGGTCTGACAGGCGACTATGGTGAATTCGGCACCAGAGGACACGTTGATATCTTGGCGTGCATGCCAGATGCCGAAACGGTTCTGGTGCATGAGCAACGCAACCCCCATCATCCCGACTACCGAGTTTCGCAGCAGACCATGAAGATACTCTCCCACGCGAGGAACTCCCAAGGTAAGCAACTCAACGTCATTGCCCTACCCGCACCAAGCAACGGTTTCAATCCTGACGGCAGCCCCAACGATTACAGCTACATCAATCATTACGTTGCCAACGGTGCCGTTTTTGCCTGCGTGTTCGATGACCCCAATGATGCACAGGCAGTCGAGATACTCGCTTCGGCGTATCCAGGACGTACCATCGTGCCCATTCAGGCCCGTCCGTTGTTTGAACGCGGCGGAGGCATCCACTGCATAACCCAACAACAGCCAGCAGTGTAG
- a CDS encoding type II toxin-antitoxin system RelE/ParE family toxin, whose amino-acid sequence MRARSNELWTFWMGGAYPRGYPSGFERRLMRRLQMLNAAHELRDLTIPPGNRLEALRGDLLGHWSIRVNQQYRLVFQWDDTNKEAYDAYFDDYH is encoded by the coding sequence ATGAGAGCACGCTCGAACGAGCTGTGGACGTTCTGGATGGGAGGAGCGTACCCGCGAGGATACCCCTCCGGCTTCGAACGACGGCTGATGCGCCGACTACAGATGCTCAACGCGGCTCATGAACTCAGGGATCTGACCATCCCGCCGGGCAACCGGCTCGAAGCATTGCGCGGGGACCTGCTGGGGCACTGGAGCATCAGGGTCAACCAGCAATACCGGCTCGTCTTCCAATGGGACGACACCAACAAGGAGGCCTATGATGCCTACTTCGACGACTACCACTGA